The stretch of DNA TCCCCCATCCCCGCCGCCGAAGGCGGCCATCCCCCATCCCTGGCGAGCGTCAGCGAGCCGCCGCACCCCCTCGCGGCCGACCTGGACCGGCTCCGCGCCGACGTCGTGGCCCTCTTCGAGGACGCCGTCGGTCGCGACCGCGCCCGGCAGCACGAGGCCCACGTCCTCGAAACGCTCGGGCTCCCCTCGCCCATCCCGCCCGAGCACGCGGTCCCGTTCCTCCGCGCGCTCCTCACCGCCGACCCGCCCCGCCGGTGGCACCTCTTCAAGCGCGCCCGGGGACGCCTCCACGCCCCCGTCGCCGACCGGCTCATGGCCTTCCACGTCGCCCACGGTCACGCCGCCGAGCCGCGCGCCCAGGACGCCGTCGAGGCCGTCGCCGCGCTCTGGACCCGCCTCCACCGATGACGGAGGCCGTCCCCACCCTCGACCACTGGCGGCCCGTCCTCCCGACCGTGGCCCGCCCCGGCGCCCTCGTCGGCACCGAAGGCCCCGGCCGCTCTGGGGCCGGCGGCATCGCCGTAGGCCCCGACGGGCTCCGCACGGCCGGACCCGCCGCCGACGGCCCGGCCCACACCGTCCTCACCGACCCGGTCCGCGTCGGCCACGGCCGCGCCCTCGCCGAGCTGGTCGGCCGCGCCGCACGCGGGCGCCACACGCTCCTCGTCGGCGACGAGGGCGTCGGGAAGACCCGGCTCCTCCAGGAGCTGGCCGCCGTCGTGGCCGGCCGCCGCGTCGTCCTCGACCCGGCCGACCAGCGGGCCACGAGACGCCGGACGGTCCAGCTCCCCCAGAGCCCCGACCGCGCGTTCACGCTCGTGTTCGTCCCCGAGGCCGGGCCGCCCTCGCGGCTCGTCGCCGCGCTCGTCGACGCGTTCCACGCGCTCGGCGTGCTGGCGCTGCCCGGCGTCCCCGTCGCCATGCGGGCCGGGGCCTGCGCCGAGCTGTCGGCCGCCGAGGTCCGAAAACTCCTCCGCACCGTGGACGAGCGCCAGGCGGCCCTCGTCGAGTCGCTCGCGGACCTCGCGGGCGGCGGCCGCGCGCCCCGCCTCCTCCTCGCCCTCGACGGGCTCGACCGGGCCTCGCCGACGCAGGGCCTCTTCTTCCGCGAGCTGCAACGCCGCGCGACCGTCGTCGGCGCCGTCCGCACGGTCCCCCAGGGCCGCTCGCTCCGGACGTTCTTCGCCACGTTCGGCCAGGTCCCGGTCGCGCCGCTCGACGAGGCCCACGCGGGCGCGCTCTTCGAGTACGTCCGCGCCCGCTACGACGTCGCCGCGGCCGACCCCGCCCACTACCGCCGCGAGGTCCTCCGCCGGGCCGAGGGGAATCCTGCCGTCCTCCGGGCCATGATGCACGACGGCGCGCAGTCCCGGCTCGTCACGCCCCAGGACGTCCGCGACCTCCAAGCCCGCGACGACGCCCCCTTCTTCAACCTCGGCCTCGTCTACGTCTTCGGGCTCATCGGGCTCGGCGCGCTCCGGGTCCTCATGATCGGCGTCCGCGACACCGACCTCTACATCGTCCTCACGCTCGCGACGGTCCTCGGCTACCTCGTCTTCCGGGTGTTCCGGACCTTCTTCATGTTCCAGCCGAGGCCGGACAGCAAGTAGCGCCACCCGGGTCCCCCGCGGACCCGCCCGGCGCCGCTCGCTGGCGGCGGCGCCCGGACCCTCCCGCCAGCGCCACCCCCGAGTCCCGTGCTCCCGTCCCTCTTCTACGCCCTCGCGCTCGCCGCCGCTCAACTCTTCGCGACGCCGGCCGACATCTGCGACGACTGCAACTACCCCGTCGACGACGGCTGCAAGTGCGTCTGCTACTCCGGCGGCTACGACCCCGACGACCCGGCCTGCCAGTTCTAGCCATGCGGCGTAGCCTCCTCCCGCTGGCGGCGCTCCTCGGAGTCGCCGCCAGCGCCCAACCGCAGGTCGGCGCTAGCCAAACGCCGTGCTCGGACAGGCCCGACGGCTGGCCGCTCCGCGCGTGCCTCCGGGCCGCCCACGCGCCCGCCTCGGTCCTCTCGGCCGAGAGCGCGACGGCCGCGCTCGTCTCGACCGTCGACGTCCGCGTCCGCCGCGACTCGACGCGGCAGACCGACAGCACGTTCGTCGAGGCGGACTCGGCGTGGACCGTCGAGTCGTGGTGGGAGGTCACGGAGACCCCCTCCCTCGCCGCGATCGACGACACGACGACGGCCCACGCGCCCGGCGCGCTGCCGCCCGGCTGGACCGTCCACACGCCCGAACGGGTCGCCGAGCCCCTGGCCCACGTCGTCGGCACCCCGCTCCCCGCCGATGCCCTTCCCACTCCCGTAGACGGTCACCTCGACCTCCACGCCGCCTGGCCGTCGGCCTCCGGCGGCGCCGGTCTCGAGGATCGCCGTGGCGACGTGGCGCGCGCCGCGCTCTACGTCCGCACGGTCTACCCGCTCCACGTCGAAGCCTCCGGCGAGTGGCCCGCCTCGGCGCACGCCCGGGGGCCGCGCGTCGAGCAGCTCCTCGCCGATCACGAGGCCGACCCGCCCGACGACTGGGAGCGCGAGCGCCACGGCCGCGCCTCTGCGGGCCAGGGCAACCTGAACCCGTTCGTCCTCTCCCCTGCCCTCGCCCGCCGCGCCTTCCCGCTCGGGCCGCGCGTCGACCGCGAGGCCCCGCCGCTCTGGGTCAACGAGGTCCACGCCACGAACGACGGCCGCGACGCGGGCGAGGGCGTCGAGGTCGCCGGTCCTGCCCACACCGACCTCGCCGCCTGGCGGCTCGTCCTCTACGGCGGGCGTGGTCACCCCTACGACCCGTACGACGACTTCGTCTTGGCCACGCCCGCGCTCTCCGGCGCGCTCCCCGCCGAGGGGTCGCTCGGGGCCGCCTGGCTCCCGGTCCGTGGGATGTGGAACCGGTGCAACGGGGTCGCCCTGTTCGACCCCGACGCCGCGCTCGTCCAGTTCGTGAGCTACGGGGGCTGCCGGTTCAACGCCTCGACCGGCCCCGTCGCCGACGCTGCCGAAACCGTGGCCTCCGGCGCGAGCGATCCCGCCCACCCCGACTCGCTCGCCTGGACCACGCCCACGCTCGGGCACGACGGCCGCGCGCTCCAGGAGTGGACCCAGATGCCCGTCGGCCTCAGCCTCCAGCTCACGGGCGCGGGCAGCGTCGCCGCCGACTTCGCGTGGGGCGGCCCGCACCCCGCCTCGCCCGGACGACTCAACGACTACCAGGCCCCCGCGATGGGTGCGAACGGTCGCACTGCTCGCACCGCCCCGAGCACTCCTTCGATCTACCCTGATCTCACGGGTCGTCCCCTCCTCACGGCGCTCGCCGCCGACTACAGCCCGGCGACCACGTTCTCGTACGACCGCGCCCGGGACTCCCTCTTCGCCGCCGTTTGGCGCGAGCCGCGGGAGGACACCGGCGCGGCGTCAGACTCCCTCCGCGGCTTCTACTCCGGCCTCGCCATCGCCCTCCCGCGCGGCGTCGATCCCACGACGCACGCGTGGAACAGCGCGCCCCGGTTCTCGACCGAGCACCTCTGGCCGCAGTCGCGCGGCGCCGTCGAGGGCACCCCGCTCCACGCCGATCTCCACGGCCTCGCCCCGGTCCGGCAATCAGTCAACAGCTCGCGCTCGAACCACCCGCTCGGGGAGGTCCCCGACGCCCAGGTCGACCGCTGGTACGGCCCCGTAGACGGGTACCTGTCGTCCCCGCCCGGCGTCTCGGTCCGCGACGCCTACAGCAAGAAGCGCGGCGGCGCCTCCCCCCTCTTCGAGCCGCGCGAGGGGCACGCGGGCGACGCCGCGCGCGCCCTGTTCTACGCCTGGACCGTCTACGGTCCCTACGACGGTCCGCTCGACGAAGGCCGCCTCGACGTTGCGTTCTGGGAGGACCAGCTCCCCGACCTCCTCGCGTGGCACGTACAGGATCCGCCCCACGACGCCGAGCGCCAGCGGTCTGCGACCATCGCCGCCTGGCAAGGAACCGAGAACCCGTTCGTTCTCGACCCCACGCTCGCCGAGCGGGCCTTCGCGCCCCGTCCGACGGAGACCGAGAACGCGTCAGCGCCCGCGCTCTCGCTCTCGCTCCCTCGGCCGAACCCCGCTCGCGGTCCCGTCTCTGCCACGCTCACGCTCCCCCGCCCCGGGCCTGTCCGCGTCGTGGTCCACGACGCGCTCGGCCGTGAAGTCCTCGTCGCCCACGATGGCCCCGCCCCTCTACGCCTGGACGTCCGGCTCGACACCTCCACGCTGGGGACGGGCGTGTACACGCTCCGCGCCCTCACGAGCGTGGGGGCCGCGGTGAGATCCGTGGTCGTGGTCCGGTGAGAGCGCTACGTCCAGCACTGACCCGACGTGCACGGCAGGTCTTCCGCCTGGTGGCATCCTTCGCCGAGGTCTGCCTCGCCCAGCGGTACCCCACTCCGGTGGAGGTAGACCCCGGAGTCGCGCCGACGTAACTCCGCCTCCAACGAAATCGCTCGCGCCCAGTCTTCCGGCCACGCCTCGCGTAGCTCACGCCACTGCGCATCGCTCCGGTACGGGCAGCACCAGCACGACGACTTCGGTGGGCGCGGCCATCCCGCCTCGGCCACGAGCTCCAGACACTCCGCCCGCGTCGTCGGCCGGTCGAAGACGAGCGGCCACCGGGTCACGATCCACTTCCGCCGGTCCCCGCCCATCCGCCCCGCCTCGTCGCGGCTGATCCCCAGCCAGTTCACCACGGGGCCGAGTTCGCTCCGCCCCTCCGGCCCGTACCCGAGTTGGCGGACGTACCGCCGCACCACGTCGCGCTTCCACTCGCCCGAGCAGAAGTTCCGCATCTGGCCGACCTTCCCGGACCGCTGGCGGTCCTCCGCTTGGCGCGTGTAGACCGGCATCAGCGGCCTCCCGTCGGTCGAGACCAGGTCCTTCGTCGCGAGCTCGTGCGGCGCGACCTCGACCCGGAGCCCGCCCCCCGCCAGCGCGGGCTGGACCACGTCCTCGAGGTAGGCCCATGTGGCACTCGCCTCGCGCGACGTGTCGGCCATGACGATCCGCTCGGGCCGAGGCAGCTCGCCCCGCAGCACGAGCACAGCGATCGCGGCCGACTGCACCCCGCCCCCGTAGCTCCAGATCACGGGCCGGTCCACCGCGGCCGTCGTCCACCGCTCCCGTAGCGCGGCGACGTCCCGACCTCCCGCCGTGAACAGGTCGAGTTGGGCGTCGAGCACGGCGTGCCAAACGGTGGTATCCGTTTGACAAGATGGCCCCCCCTGCCCTTCCATGCAACCCACCCGCCTAGACGAAGCCGAGCGCGCGCCGGACGTAGTCCGACGGCGACAGCCCGGCCTCCAGCGCGAGCGCCTTCAGCCGCCGACGCTCGGCCTCCGTCACCATCACCACCGTCCGGACCATCTTCGTCCCGTCGGCCTTGACGTACCCCGTCCCCGTCCTCCGGTACCCGTCCCCCCCCACCGACTCGTCGGGTGCGAGCGGTGTGACCGTTGACACCGGTGCGACGTTCGTTTCCTTGTCCTCCGTTCCGGCGGGTTCGGCCGCCTCGGGCTTCGGGCGGGACACCATCCCGCCCAGGGCGGCGGCCATCGCTTCGCGGTCGGTCTTCTTCGCCATCGGTCTCGGGGTCGTGTGAGAAGGGCGTCAGGGTCTACAAATCGAGGTCGGCGGCCACGCGCTCCGCCAGCGCGACGTAGGCGGCGGCCGAGCCGTGCCCCGACCGCGCGTGCTCGCGGACCGTCCGCCCGAGCGCCGCCGCCTCCTGCACGCGGACCGACTGCGGCACGGGCTCAGCCACGACGGGGGCCGCCCCGTCGCCCCGGTCGATCTCGGCCGCCGCCGCCCGGATCGCCTCCAGCACCTGGCCGTGCGCCACGGGCCGCGAGTCGAACATCGTCGGGACGATCTGGAGGAGGAGCGGCAACCGCTCGCCCCCGAACCGCTGGCGCGTCCGCTGGACCCCGCCGAGGTGGCCCACGAACGTCCCCAGCGCCTGCAGCGCGAGCGGCTGGAGCGAGACGGGCGCGAGCACGACATCGGAGGCCGCGAGCACACCGAGCGCGAGTGGCCCCCATCCTGGGGGCACGTCGACCACGACGAGCGGCGCGTCCCCGCGGACGGCCTCGGCCAGCGCCTCGATGGCGTCGCCCACGGCGAGGAGCCCCGCCGCCGGGTCCGCCCCGAGCCGCGACGACTCCGTCGCGAGCGCGTCGCCCGCCGGGCACACGTCGAGCCCAGGCCGGACGTCGGCGACCACGGCCTCGACCGCCCGTGCCGGCCGACCGGCCTCCGAGGCCGACAGCACACCGGACAGCCCGGGCGAGGCCACCGCCGCCTCCGGGTCCACGCCGAGCGCGCCCGCGAGCTGGTCCTGGGGGTCGGCGTCGACGAGGAGCACCCGCCGCGCCGCGTCGCCGTCGCGCTCTTGGAAAAGCGCGGCCAGCTCCGCGGCGAGGTTCGCGGCCGTCGTGGTCTTCCCGGTCCCGCCCTTCGTGAGGGCGACGGCCAGGACGAGGGGGGAGGGGGTAGGCACGGGGTCGTACGGGTGTGAGCGGTGCGACTGCTCGCATGGGTGACAGTCCGGAAGGTACGACCGGTGCGACCCCTGCGACGGAAACCCATCATCTCGGCCCCTCCGACCCGGCCACCCCGAAGCGAGATCGTACGGAGCGCCCTCTGAGCGCGTCGCCCGCCCCGTCCGACCTCCGACACTCTCCCGCCGTCCGCGCGCAGCAGCGGCGACGCCAGGGCCTCTGGCGGGGCTCTCCGACACCGGCCGCGCTCGGTCCTCGTCATCACGCCCTCCGTTGGCCTCGTCGGGACATGTGTCGACGGATAGTTCGGCTGGGTGGCGGCTCGCGGGGCGAACGGTCGCACCGCTCGCACGGGTCGTTCTCGTCGCACCCAGTGACGGCAGGCACTCTGTCCACGCCCCTGCCTCCGGGACCACCAGCGACAAGTGGACCGACGGGATCGCCATGGACCGTCTGACGAGACAGTCGTGCAGATGGGGCAGGGGAGGGGCCGTCCCCGAACGACGGGGAAGGACGCCCGCTCGTCACGGTGCTCGTCGGTCCGTCTCGAGTAGGCGAGAGCCCGTTCCCCTCTCCTCATCCCCACGACGCGCGCTCGTCGCGTTTAAGAGAGTTTAGAACCTTTAAATACCGTTTAGGGGCGCCCATCTTGTTGGGGCGCAACGGGATCGAGACGCAAAGGTGGCCGTCTATGGGACGACGGGTGGTCATCTATGGGACGTGAGGTGGCCGTTTATGGGACGTCGGGGGGTCATCTATGGGATGGCCTCGCCCAAAGGTGGCCGTTTATGGGACCGTGCTCGATCTCGTTGTCCGGCAACGCACTGGGAGGCCGAATGCGCCGCTCGCGGCCCAAAGGTGGCCGTCTATGGGACGTGAGGTGGTCGTTTGTGGGACGGAGGCTCCGTACAGGTGGCCGTTTGTGGGACGGGACCGGCCTCGACGTCCTCAGACGCCCGTCTGGACACCCCGCCTCGCCGCCTACGAGGGGCCCAAGGCGCTCAGGTGGTCATCTATGGGACGGGCCCGCGTGACCCTTGCCACGCACGGACCCCGCGCGTACCCTGACCGTCCGGCCCCGGCCGCGACTCCCACAGACGACCACCCGAGCCATCCAGACCTCGCTCCTCCTCGGCATCGACGACCCCGCCCCGCCCGCGGTCGAGGTCAAGAAGCACGTGGGCGCGGTCCACGCCAAGGCCCCCCTCTCGCTCCTCCAGCGGAAGGTCGCCAACGTCCTCCTCCTCAACGCCTTCGAGGAGCTGGCCGACGACGGCGTCGAGCGCCACGAGATCGCCCTCCGCGACCTCGCCCGGATCTGCGGGTTCGACTCCAACAACTGGGAGTACCTCCAGGACGCCCTCCGCGCGCTCACCGACGTCCGGATCGAGTGGAACGTGCTCGACGAGAAGGGAAAAAAACGGTGGGGGCGGAGCGCCTACCTCGCCGAGGTCGAGATGGTCGAGCGGTCCGGGACGGCCAGCTACGTCTACCCGCCGACCCTCCGCCGCCAGCTCGCCGACCCCGCCGTCTATGCCCGGATCAACCTGGCCATCCAGGCCCGGTTCGGGTCCGGCTACGCGCTCGCCCTCTACGAGAACTGCGTCCGGTTCCGGAAGGTCGGCACGACGGGGTGGATCTCGCTCGACGACTGGCGCGGGCTCCTCGGCGTCGAGGACGGCCAGTACGCCGAGTACAAGTACCTCAACAAGCAGGTCCTGAAGCGGGCCGCCGCCGAGGTCAACGAGTTCTCCGACATCCGGGTCGAGATGGAGACCCGGAAGGAGGGCCGCTCCGTCGTTGCCCTCCGGTTCACCGTCGCCGAGGCCCCCGACGACGACGCCCTCCGCGCCTCCGGCGCCGTCGGCCCGGCCATCCGCGAGGCGCTCGGGGCCGTCCCCGACCCCCGTGACCTCGCCCCCGAGCCGGCCGACGTTATCGCCGACCACCCCCTCGCCGACCTCCAGCGCCGGCTCCTCACGTTCGGGCTCACCGAGGCCCAGGCCCTCGACCTCTCGACCGAGTTCGACGCCGACCGCGTCGTCCGCAACCTCGACCACGTCGAGCACGAGGTGGCCCGGTCGAAGAAGGGGAGGGGGGAGGTCAAGAACGTGGCCGCGTTCACCGTCGCCGCCGTCCGGGGCGACTACGCCGCGGCGTCCGGTCCGCCCCCCGTCGTCCAGCGCGCCCAGGAGAAGGAGGTCCAAGCCGAGCGCGCGCAGGCCGACGAGCGCCGCCAGCGCCAGGCCGAGAAGGCCCAGCGCGCCCGGGCCGAGCGCGAGAGCGTGGAGGCGCGCGCCGAGGCGCTCGACGAGGCCTTCGGCGCGCTCCCCGAGGCCGAGCGCGACGCGCTCACGGCCCGCGCCGTCGCCCGCCTGGCGGACGAGGCCCCCCAGGTCCACGCCTGGTACCGAGAGGAGGTCGAGGCCGGCCTGGGCGAGGACGCCATGCGCCCGGCCGTCCGGTCCACTCTCCGCGCCTTCCGCCGCGACCTCCTCGCCGAGGATACCGCGGACTAACAGTCGGCGTCCACGGCGGCCTGCTCAAACAGGTCCGCCCGCGTCGGGTACCGGCTTGGCCGCCCGCGCCGACTACCGCGTTCGGCTGCGACACTCGGCTGTCGCGGTCACGTGCGAACATGGGCAGCGTTGGTCTCCCTCGATACTGTATCCGTGACAGCTTTTCTGCTCTGGCTAGTGTCTGCACTCGGCGAGACGACCGTGGGAAGCGCTGTGTCAGGCCTCGCCGGTCGGTTCCTCGGTCGTCCCATCGACGAGGCTGAACGGGCTACGGCCGCCGCGCTCGACGAAACCCGACGCGCACACCATGACGCGTATGGTGCGGCCTTCGGGTCACCCGGTTCCACGTTCCTTGACCGCGAGGCGAACGAGGTGCTCCTGCTCCGCTCCACGTTTCCCCGGGGGCGGCGCGTGACCACGACCGACCTCAGCCCTGAGGGGTTCGACGGGGCGCCGTCGGCGACGCCAGAGGTCCTCGACGCCGCGCTCCGCGCGTTCTACGCCGCGCTCGATCTCGCCCCGTCGCGCGCGTTGGACCGGGACCGTGGCGCGCAGGAGGACCGGCTTCTCTTGGAAAACGTCGCTGCCGACACGAAGGCGACGCGTGAGGCCCTCTTGGCCGACGCCGAGATCCCGGACGCTCTCCGCACCGTCCTCGAGCAGCAGGCACCCGACGCGGCGGCGCTCGCCCGCGATGGCCGGCCTGCTGAGGCGGTCCACCAACTCCAAGAGCACATCAGACGGATCGAGGATCTCGGCACCGGCGCGGGCACGGGGCTCCGCACGCTCCTCGATGCCCACCTCCTCACGCTCCGTCTCGAGCTCGGAGGCGCCCACGCACGAGCGGGTGACCACGCCGCCGCTGCGGGCGAGTTCGCGGGCCTCCCCGACATCCGGAGGCTCGCGCCAACGGTCCTCCCCGCGGTCGCCCGGCTCGCGTACAACGCCCGGGACGCCCGAGCCCTCGCGGACCTCACCCCCCGGATCCCGGAAGGGTCCGTCGAGCGTCTCCGCGCAGAGTTGTGGCTCGCCATCACCCGCGGGGACTGGACGGCGACGCTGGCAGCGCTCGACGCCCTCGATGCCATCGAGACCGAGGACGGCACCCGGCTTCAAGCCCGCGCGCGGGCGCTCATCGAGCTCGGCCGGGACCCGGTCGAGGCGGTCGCCTTACTCGACCGCGCGTGGGACGCTGCCGACACGCCGCTCGCCCGGCTCGCCGTCGCCGCAGCCACCGCCGACCTTGTGGAGGGGGTCATCGACCGCGAGGCCGAAGCCCCAGGCCTCGACCGCCCCGCCACGGTTCAGAGCGCCTCCGTACGTCTCGTCGAATGCGTCGACGACGGCGATGCGCCCCTGGTACACGCCGCGGCTCATACGCGGGCCTCAGCGTGGTTCGGGTTTCTTGACGACCACGAGCGCTACGACCGCCACCGCCTCGCGTTCGACGCTGTCGAACTGCCGGACGGCGTCCGCGAGCGGTTCGTTATCGATCCCGCCCTCGGAGCCCCCGCCCTCGCACGCCTCGCTGACGACGGCGTCATCGATCAAGCCACGCTCCACCGCGTCCGCGCCCTCCACCATAAGGCCTCCGGCGACGCGCTCCGTGAGGAGGCGTCCATCCGCGAGGCGCTTGACGCGGGCGCCGACGGACCCATCCGCTCGGCGCTCATCGAGCGCTTGCTCGACCTCCGGCTCGGCGCGAACGACCTCCCGGGCGCCGAGGCGCTTCTCGACGGCCTCGCTCAGGACGACCCGATGCGCCCGCTCTTCGAGGCCAAGGTGGTCTTGGCACGCCACGGGCGCGACGCGGCCCGGACCGCGCTCCGCGCCGTCCTCAACGGCCGTCCCCGCGCGCGCCCGGCGCTCCGGTCCCTCGCGCTCCTCACGGCCAACGCTGCTCGCGACGCCGAGGGGGAGCGGCGTGATGAGCTGTTCGCAGACGCGGTCGCCTTGCTCCGTCGTCTCAACTCTCTGCTCCCATGCCGTGCCCACGCGCTCATGGAGGCCGAGATCGCCGCGAGCCTGGGGCGGACCGCGGACGCCCTTGCCGCCCTCGACCGCGCGGACGTCTTCCACACGTCCCCGGCGTCCCAGCGGATGCGCGCAAGCGTGCTCCACGCCGCCGACCGACTCCCCGAGGCCGCACAGGCGCTCGCTGACGCCTACGATCTCGACCCGACGGACCCGGAAGCCGGCTCCGAGGCGGGCCGGCTGTGGATCGAGGCCACCCGCTTCGACACGGCGGCCGACCTCCTCGCCCGCGTCGCGGCCGACCACCCGGACGAGCCGGTCATCCACGCGAATCTGGGCCTCGCGCTCCTCAAGACGTCCGCCCCGGAGCGTCGTGCCCAGGCCCTCGCAGCGCTCGACCACGCTCTTCGCCTCGACCCGGCCCTTCCGATCCCCCCGTTCGCGCGCATGGAGGCGGCCGACGCCGCGGGGGATACGGAGGCCGGGCGCCGAGCCGCCGCTGACGCCCGGCGCAGCTCGCCGACGCTCACGGTCGCCACCGACGAGGACGTCCGCGAGAGCGAGCGCCTCGTGAGCGAGTCCGGGGCCGTCTGGCTCGACATGCAAGGTCGACCCGCGCTCGAGGCCTTCCTCCGCGTTCACTCCGACCGTGCCGAGGCCGCCCATCGGCTCTCGCAGTCGGACATGGCCCCTTTCGGAGGCATCGCTACGCGGCCGTGGACGAACTGGCTCGCGGCCGTCGACGCCTTCCGCCGCGGCGACGGCGCCGCGCACCCCGAGGCCTTCACGAACCGCGCGCCGTGGCCGTCCGAGTCCATGATGCAGCCGTTCGGGCCGGGCAGCGACCCACTCCCACCCGCGGACGGCCTGCTCCTCGACCTCACCGCGCTCCTCACGCTCGCCTCGCTCGACGCCCTCGACGAGGGGCTCCGCGCGGCCCACGCCTCGTTCGGCCGCATCGTCCTCTACCCCGGAGCCCTCGCCGACCTCCGCGACGAAGTCGGCAACCTCGCCGGCGGGTTCGACTGGGAGGGCCGCCAGCCATACCCCGAGACGCTCGCCCTCGTCGAGCGCTACGCGCTCGGCCCGCGCCCCGACGACCCCGCACCGGACGCGCTCCGCGACGCCGTCCCCGAGCCCGCCCGGACCCCGCTCGGGAACAGCGCCGATGACGTCGGGCTCGCGGTCCACCTCGGCGCCGACTTCGTCCGGCAGCCGTCCTCCTTCGACGAGGGCGATGAGGAGCTGTGGGGGGGGCGGACCTGGACCTCGGCCGAGGTTCTCGCCGCGCTCCACCGCGAGAACCGGGTCGGCCTCTCACAAGCCCGCCAGATGGCCGAGGCCGCCCCAGAGACGTTCGGGGGATGGGAAGCCGCCGACCCGCCTCCGCTCCCCGACCTCGTCGTGTCCGGCTTCCTCTTGACCGATTGGTACAAGGCGGGCCTCCTCGATCTGTGGACGTCGCGGGGGGCAGCCTGGCCGGCCCTCCGCGTTGGCCCGTTCGCCCTCGCCACGCTCAGGGGGCAGACCGAGGGCCGCGCCCGACGCCAGAGCCTCGCCGAGCGGGTGCAAGGAGCCCTCCGTACCCTCGACACCCTGGCCGCCGAGGGGGTCGTGGAGCCACTCGCGCGCCCGCCCGACGCCGACGCCCCTGAGGACCCCATCTCGCGACTCTGGGACCACGCGACGGTGCTCTTCGACGCCGCCCACAGCCGGGGCCTCCACGTCTGGGCCGACGACCGCGCCCTCGGCTTCCTCCTGTGGAGTTACGACGTTCCCATCTCCGGC from Rubrivirga marina encodes:
- a CDS encoding tetratricopeptide repeat protein, with translation MTTTDLSPEGFDGAPSATPEVLDAALRAFYAALDLAPSRALDRDRGAQEDRLLLENVAADTKATREALLADAEIPDALRTVLEQQAPDAAALARDGRPAEAVHQLQEHIRRIEDLGTGAGTGLRTLLDAHLLTLRLELGGAHARAGDHAAAAGEFAGLPDIRRLAPTVLPAVARLAYNARDARALADLTPRIPEGSVERLRAELWLAITRGDWTATLAALDALDAIETEDGTRLQARARALIELGRDPVEAVALLDRAWDAADTPLARLAVAAATADLVEGVIDREAEAPGLDRPATVQSASVRLVECVDDGDAPLVHAAAHTRASAWFGFLDDHERYDRHRLAFDAVELPDGVRERFVIDPALGAPALARLADDGVIDQATLHRVRALHHKASGDALREEASIREALDAGADGPIRSALIERLLDLRLGANDLPGAEALLDGLAQDDPMRPLFEAKVVLARHGRDAARTALRAVLNGRPRARPALRSLALLTANAARDAEGERRDELFADAVALLRRLNSLLPCRAHALMEAEIAASLGRTADALAALDRADVFHTSPASQRMRASVLHAADRLPEAAQALADAYDLDPTDPEAGSEAGRLWIEATRFDTAADLLARVAADHPDEPVIHANLGLALLKTSAPERRAQALAALDHALRLDPALPIPPFARMEAADAAGDTEAGRRAAADARRSSPTLTVATDEDVRESERLVSESGAVWLDMQGRPALEAFLRVHSDRAEAAHRLSQSDMAPFGGIATRPWTNWLAAVDAFRRGDGAAHPEAFTNRAPWPSESMMQPFGPGSDPLPPADGLLLDLTALLTLASLDALDEGLRAAHASFGRIVLYPGALADLRDEVGNLAGGFDWEGRQPYPETLALVERYALGPRPDDPAPDALRDAVPEPARTPLGNSADDVGLAVHLGADFVRQPSSFDEGDEELWGGRTWTSAEVLAALHRENRVGLSQARQMAEAAPETFGGWEAADPPPLPDLVVSGFLLTDWYKAGLLDLWTSRGAAWPALRVGPFALATLRGQTEGRARRQSLAERVQGALRTLDTLAAEGVVEPLARPPDADAPEDPISRLWDHATVLFDAAHSRGLHVWADDRALGFLLWSYDVPISGPEVAPQLRALRERYEGTGLLSTEMVLERSAGLAPNRAAALGWRLFEAGYRPLLGRLALRHLLAEYAHTFDADPFRRLLAAAGALDAFLPSQEILPAGRREPFLNAAAVPILDSLLGVAWDDPSLPDDERPGLGTAILDACWPLFEGPALRDALGLSVARLLLSRAVRARRDPDADDPADVGEGDPRAELWLATALAERLSSDDRAAVARAVEDMALDFYRGLCDRPLDVEGAPPLVTDEERIGAEIFTRRLAARTAWRRLTPLLRTPLLDDLAPVVRRVLALLAGEPAAGLTERAYRVGSGESGGVIRVDEEDIEAAAMRAIEAAVAGNAGPGSPVFPSRVHGTWNRAVPVEDREQEPSLPEILPIGLDVPALVLALRDHPVLQPAVVEHLARSLDHIDPPLRARVLGLRDDLLADDEAERELAVERLADAAVGSVSLDLERDPAHAATRLRSRSLEDLEAWLYAPTADPTPFDEADVVVYGDFRAPLSSLQTALLLTLDGSQSDGHFFPQADAALRAVTDGTVPSPTDALSAFAHAAETRRSSFSAVYVFLIALHLAARHSDVADGELARRPGDGGGSRALSGTDWLRRFAAEALGHRGEGSPLRDPLLGHAHSRVLRLAVHACSGPAAVGALFARAEGDADRVAAEWATAVLVASDRLWAFLADRYPEPVVAAQELDAACTRVGFVLGAPGRTGDLFNPLAVGPGLVDYERWLMLHALDQTWDALTPPAGLPLWWSTDAADALRAIAERPHEREAQLFEGVERNGLRSTLDRPPSAIAQSLLDRSAAAL